One region of Deinococcus budaensis genomic DNA includes:
- a CDS encoding alpha-amylase family glycosyl hydrolase: protein MRPLPLLTLLLASATSAQPSSPQPATLPSFEGQIIYQVMPDRFFDGDQTNNAGVDRSDPRAWHGGDLAGLTQKLPYIAKLGATAVWMTPIYRQQTANSFGTAAYHGYWPADFRDVDPHFGTLADFGTFAGAARTAGLRVVMDQVVNHYGYEAAAVKERPGWFNGPAECASAANRDVDCPLSGLPDLNQSNPEVRRFLLENADFWRGQGVNAFRYDAIKHVERPFLQELLARDRAAGTWTLGEWYDADTGAVAEWQRAGFDSLFLFSLQAAVKQSVMGGGGLGGVAAVLSRQGELPRPGEVALFLDNHDVPRFAQGSLFEDEGQARTRYGLRALMTLRGVPVVWQGTEIALRGGPDPDNRRDMRFEDQWTPAERGVFEAAQGAIAARKASRALSVGAQTLLPTPARLEDDLLLFTREEGGERVLAAWHGGKARRTYSLRLSALGLSAGAQTVTPSLYAGQDAKLSVSGGWLHLSLPGKDAAAFTLK, encoded by the coding sequence ATGCGCCCCCTGCCCCTCCTCACCCTGCTCCTGGCCTCCGCCACCAGCGCCCAACCCTCCAGCCCCCAGCCCGCCACCCTCCCCTCCTTCGAGGGCCAGATCATCTACCAGGTGATGCCCGACCGCTTCTTCGACGGCGACCAGACGAACAACGCGGGCGTGGACCGCAGCGACCCGCGCGCCTGGCACGGCGGCGACCTCGCGGGCCTGACGCAGAAGTTGCCCTATATCGCCAAACTGGGCGCCACGGCGGTCTGGATGACCCCGATCTACCGCCAGCAGACGGCGAACTCCTTCGGCACGGCGGCCTACCACGGCTACTGGCCCGCCGACTTCCGGGACGTGGACCCGCATTTCGGGACGCTGGCGGACTTCGGGACGTTCGCGGGGGCGGCGCGCACCGCCGGACTGCGCGTGGTGATGGATCAGGTCGTCAACCACTACGGCTACGAGGCGGCGGCGGTCAAGGAGCGGCCCGGCTGGTTCAACGGCCCCGCCGAGTGCGCCTCGGCCGCGAACCGCGACGTGGACTGCCCGCTGTCCGGCCTGCCCGACCTCAACCAGTCCAACCCCGAGGTGCGCCGGTTCCTGCTGGAGAACGCCGACTTCTGGCGCGGGCAGGGCGTGAACGCCTTCCGGTACGACGCGATCAAGCACGTCGAGCGGCCCTTTTTGCAGGAGCTGCTGGCCCGCGACCGCGCCGCCGGAACCTGGACGCTGGGCGAGTGGTACGACGCGGACACCGGGGCGGTGGCCGAGTGGCAACGGGCGGGCTTCGACAGCCTCTTTCTGTTCAGCCTCCAGGCGGCGGTCAAGCAGAGCGTGATGGGCGGCGGCGGCCTGGGCGGCGTGGCGGCGGTGCTCTCGCGGCAGGGGGAACTGCCCCGGCCCGGCGAGGTCGCCCTCTTTCTAGACAACCACGACGTGCCGCGCTTTGCCCAGGGGTCGTTGTTCGAGGACGAGGGCCAGGCCCGCACCCGCTACGGCCTGCGCGCGCTGATGACCCTCCGGGGCGTGCCGGTCGTCTGGCAGGGCACCGAGATCGCCCTGCGCGGCGGCCCCGACCCTGACAACCGCCGCGACATGCGCTTCGAGGACCAGTGGACTCCCGCCGAGCGTGGCGTCTTCGAGGCCGCCCAGGGCGCCATCGCCGCCCGCAAGGCCAGCCGGGCGCTGAGTGTGGGCGCCCAGACGCTGCTGCCCACGCCCGCCCGCTTGGAAGACGACCTGCTGCTCTTCACCCGCGAGGAAGGCGGTGAGCGCGTGCTGGCCGCGTGGCACGGGGGCAAGGCGCGCAGGACCTACAGCCTCCGCCTCAGCGCGCTGGGGCTAAGTGCGGGTGCCCAGACCGTCACGCCCAGCCTGTATGCCGGGCAGGACGCCAAACTCAGCGTGAGCGGGGGCTGGCTGCACCTGAGCCTGCCGGGCAAGGACGCGGCGGCCTTCACGCTGAAGTAG
- a CDS encoding chloride channel protein, with protein sequence MRSPLPRAVLTRLETGRLVVLSGLLGVLVGGLCVGLRLTLNALLEVGAWITGYAPPGTPGEGGLLMAFGQGLPWGLLLALPLVGAACAWLVPRDEGDPLNQLVRGYHARGPAPDAVSQGRTLLAAGLGYASGLLVGRDSPFTLVGGVGARLLGRATRLDTAERRTLTLAGAAAALGAVLHAPLAAAVLVTEVLYRRFEFEFEVLMPCVLASVAAYAVYGLAFGFSPLLSVEAFQGPALAQLGPLLGVALGVTLAAWGALLACRVIPDAWTAGGRNRVIAGGAFGLLTAALAVWSTPAVLGDGSGWTQLGVSGFLGPEALGVGAWRWLLLALGARLAFGGGVLPSVGVGGLLGVGLGTALGVDPAAAALVGAVAFLTVTLNAPIAAALLAVAWSGDALLPAALLTAGLAHVLSGETGLLPAQARSRAASPVHAGPPPLPEGVRFVPRRPAPTPATLLHAPAEAGGGGGAADGPAPLASEQELYRRAVPGGWQGARLSVLSLPPGVEVVGVVRGGAVQAPRPQLRLTADDELVFLARPDAYAALEGVLRLPGA encoded by the coding sequence ATGCGTTCTCCCCTGCCCCGCGCCGTCCTGACCCGCCTGGAGACGGGCCGCCTGGTCGTGCTCAGCGGGCTGCTGGGAGTGCTGGTGGGCGGCCTGTGCGTGGGGCTGCGGCTGACATTGAACGCGCTGCTGGAAGTGGGAGCCTGGATCACGGGCTACGCGCCGCCCGGCACCCCCGGCGAGGGCGGGCTGCTGATGGCGTTCGGCCAGGGGCTGCCCTGGGGCCTGCTGCTGGCGCTGCCCCTGGTGGGAGCCGCCTGCGCCTGGCTGGTGCCGCGCGACGAGGGCGACCCCCTCAACCAGTTGGTGCGCGGCTACCACGCGCGCGGGCCAGCGCCGGACGCCGTCAGTCAGGGGCGGACACTGCTCGCCGCCGGACTGGGCTACGCCTCGGGGCTGCTGGTGGGCCGCGACTCGCCCTTCACACTGGTGGGCGGAGTGGGCGCCCGGCTGCTGGGGCGCGCGACCCGGCTGGACACGGCCGAGCGGCGCACCCTGACGCTGGCGGGCGCGGCGGCGGCGCTGGGGGCCGTGCTGCACGCGCCGCTGGCCGCCGCTGTGCTCGTCACCGAGGTCCTGTACCGCCGCTTCGAGTTCGAATTCGAGGTGCTGATGCCCTGCGTGCTCGCCTCGGTCGCGGCCTACGCGGTGTATGGCCTGGCGTTCGGCTTCTCGCCGCTGCTGAGCGTGGAGGCGTTTCAGGGACCGGCGCTGGCGCAGCTGGGGCCGCTGCTGGGGGTGGCGCTGGGAGTCACGCTGGCCGCCTGGGGGGCGCTGCTGGCCTGCCGGGTGATTCCGGACGCCTGGACAGCGGGGGGCCGCAACCGGGTGATCGCGGGCGGCGCCTTCGGGCTGCTGACGGCGGCGCTGGCCGTCTGGAGCACCCCGGCGGTGCTGGGCGACGGTTCCGGCTGGACGCAACTCGGCGTGTCGGGGTTCCTGGGGCCGGAAGCGCTGGGGGTCGGCGCGTGGCGCTGGCTGCTGCTGGCGCTGGGAGCGCGCCTGGCCTTCGGGGGCGGCGTGCTGCCCTCGGTGGGGGTGGGCGGGTTGCTGGGCGTCGGCCTGGGCACGGCGCTGGGGGTGGACCCCGCCGCCGCCGCCCTGGTCGGCGCGGTCGCCTTTCTGACCGTGACGCTCAACGCGCCCATCGCCGCCGCGCTGCTCGCCGTCGCCTGGAGCGGGGACGCGCTGCTCCCCGCCGCCCTGCTCACGGCGGGGCTGGCCCACGTCCTCAGCGGCGAGACGGGCCTGCTGCCCGCCCAGGCCCGCTCGCGCGCCGCCAGTCCGGTCCACGCCGGGCCGCCCCCGCTGCCCGAGGGCGTGCGTTTCGTGCCCCGGCGCCCGGCACCCACGCCCGCCACGCTCCTGCACGCGCCCGCCGAGGCGGGGGGCGGCGGCGGCGCAGCAGACGGCCCCGCACCGCTGGCCTCCGAGCAGGAACTGTACCGCCGGGCGGTGCCGGGCGGCTGGCAGGGCGCGCGGCTCTCGGTGCTGTCGCTGCCCCCCGGCGTGGAGGTCGTGGGCGTGGTGCGGGGCGGCGCCGTGCAGGCGCCCCGGCCCCAGCTGCGCCTCACCGCCGACGACGAACTCGTCTTTCTGGCCCGCCCCGACGCCTACGCCGCGCTCGAAGGCGTGCTGCGGTTGCCAGGAGCCTGA
- a CDS encoding phosphoenolpyruvate carboxylase: MDPQHQDSTHQDPQHQDLRQQDPRQQDLRSDVNRLGRTLGQVLREQEGEAFFDLVERVRAEVREVRAGGSDAGLRALLAGLDARTAGNLTRAFSWYFQLVNLAEEHERVRVLSAGQGVRPQSLEQALTELKAQGLSADEAEALLARLDLGLTFTAHPTEMRRRTVRHHLVQIARELPRLDDAALERVAAHVEALWGTPELRRLGPTVQDEVKGGLTYITSIAQALPGLQRDLTRAFARVYGRETAAQLPLSFSSWMGGDRDGNPFVTPEATRQTLALHRERARELLLAAVRRAYSDLSQDGQEAPEPYRSELRAIHDAVAANEPLELLPRLEALHARLCGGGQRRSAELLLTPLLTLARVFGQHLVSLDVREHSAQTGAAVARLLAAAGVEADYLALSEHAKQEVLTRELRSRRPLWPAGEALTPELEAAIGPIREVQAAARVSGPRAFGRYVISMAESVSDVLEPLLLAREVGARVLPVPLFETLADLTRAPQVVWELLSVLEYRAVLGSGVQEIMLGYSDSNKDAGFLAANWALHEAQRQVSEVCRRAGVPWRFFHGRGTSIGRGGGPAARAILGQPAGTIDAGVRITEQGEALADKYSHPVLAHRNLEQALYGLLLAAARPAGELPAAWTDALDRAARASAAAYRALVDDPAFLPFFEAVTPIHEIARLNIASRPVRRPGAPSLSNLRAIPWVMSWTQNRANLPGWYGLAEGLREIGPMARELYASWPFFRSMLDNAQMSLAKTDLLIFEEYLRLAGEQGAGGSELAARLRAAYAETVRLVEEAVGAELLASEPRLRESIRLRNPYIDPIHRVQVELLRRARAAGGEEQADETGRPLLLSLQGIAAGVRNTG; encoded by the coding sequence ATGGACCCCCAGCACCAGGACTCCACGCACCAGGACCCCCAGCACCAGGACCTCAGACAGCAGGATCCCAGACAACAGGACCTCCGCAGCGACGTGAACCGGCTGGGCCGCACGCTGGGGCAGGTGCTGCGCGAGCAGGAGGGCGAGGCGTTTTTCGACCTCGTCGAGCGGGTGCGCGCCGAGGTGCGGGAGGTGCGCGCCGGAGGCAGCGACGCTGGGCTGCGCGCCCTGCTGGCGGGGCTGGACGCCCGCACCGCCGGAAACCTGACGCGGGCTTTTTCCTGGTACTTCCAGCTGGTCAACCTGGCCGAGGAGCACGAGCGGGTGCGGGTGCTCTCGGCGGGGCAGGGGGTGCGGCCCCAGAGCCTCGAGCAGGCGCTGACCGAACTGAAGGCCCAGGGCCTGAGCGCCGACGAGGCCGAGGCGCTGCTCGCCCGGCTGGACCTGGGCCTGACCTTCACGGCCCACCCCACCGAGATGCGCCGCCGGACGGTCCGCCACCACCTGGTGCAGATCGCCCGCGAGTTGCCCCGGCTCGACGACGCCGCGCTGGAACGGGTCGCCGCCCACGTGGAGGCGCTGTGGGGCACCCCCGAGCTGCGCCGCCTGGGGCCGACCGTGCAGGACGAGGTCAAGGGCGGGCTGACCTACATCACCTCCATCGCGCAGGCGCTGCCGGGGCTGCAACGCGACCTCACGCGGGCCTTTGCGCGGGTGTACGGGCGGGAGACGGCGGCGCAGCTTCCGCTGTCGTTCTCCTCGTGGATGGGCGGCGACCGCGACGGCAACCCCTTCGTGACCCCGGAGGCGACCCGCCAGACGCTGGCGCTGCACCGCGAGCGGGCGCGTGAGCTGCTGCTCGCGGCGGTGCGCCGGGCCTACTCGGACCTCAGCCAGGACGGCCAGGAGGCGCCCGAACCCTACCGCTCGGAGTTGCGGGCGATTCACGACGCGGTCGCGGCGAATGAGCCGCTGGAGCTGCTGCCCCGCCTCGAAGCCCTGCACGCCCGGCTGTGCGGAGGCGGGCAGCGCCGCAGCGCCGAGCTGCTGCTCACGCCGCTGCTGACGCTGGCGCGGGTGTTCGGGCAGCATCTGGTCAGCCTGGACGTGCGCGAGCACAGCGCGCAGACGGGCGCGGCGGTGGCGCGGCTGCTGGCGGCGGCCGGGGTGGAGGCGGACTACCTGGCGCTCTCCGAACACGCCAAGCAGGAGGTCCTGACCCGCGAACTGCGCTCGCGCCGCCCGCTGTGGCCCGCAGGAGAGGCGCTGACGCCCGAGCTGGAAGCCGCCATCGGCCCCATCCGCGAGGTGCAGGCCGCCGCCCGCGTCTCGGGACCGCGCGCCTTTGGCCGCTACGTGATCAGCATGGCCGAGAGCGTCAGCGACGTGCTCGAACCGCTGCTGCTGGCGCGCGAGGTCGGTGCGCGGGTGCTGCCGGTGCCCCTCTTCGAGACGCTGGCCGACCTCACGCGGGCGCCGCAGGTCGTGTGGGAGCTGCTGAGCGTGCTCGAGTACCGCGCGGTGCTGGGAAGCGGCGTGCAGGAGATCATGCTGGGGTACTCGGACTCCAACAAGGACGCCGGATTCCTGGCCGCGAACTGGGCGCTGCACGAGGCCCAGCGGCAGGTCAGCGAGGTCTGCCGCCGGGCGGGGGTGCCCTGGCGATTTTTCCACGGGCGCGGCACCTCCATCGGGCGGGGGGGCGGCCCGGCGGCGCGGGCGATCCTGGGTCAGCCTGCCGGGACCATCGACGCGGGCGTCCGCATCACCGAGCAGGGGGAAGCGCTGGCCGACAAGTACAGCCACCCGGTCCTGGCCCACCGCAACCTCGAACAGGCGCTCTACGGCCTGCTGCTGGCCGCCGCCCGCCCCGCCGGGGAGCTGCCCGCCGCCTGGACAGACGCCCTGGACCGCGCCGCCCGCGCCTCGGCCGCCGCCTACCGCGCGCTGGTGGACGACCCGGCCTTCCTGCCCTTTTTCGAGGCGGTCACGCCCATCCACGAGATCGCCCGCCTGAACATCGCCTCGCGCCCGGTGCGGCGGCCCGGCGCGCCGAGCCTTTCGAACCTGCGCGCGATTCCCTGGGTGATGAGCTGGACGCAAAACCGCGCCAATCTCCCCGGCTGGTACGGCCTCGCGGAAGGCTTGCGCGAGATCGGCCCCATGGCGCGCGAGCTGTACGCGTCCTGGCCTTTTTTCCGCTCCATGCTCGACAACGCCCAGATGAGCCTCGCCAAGACCGACCTGCTGATCTTCGAGGAATACCTGCGCCTGGCCGGGGAGCAGGGCGCCGGGGGCAGCGAGCTGGCCGCGAGGCTGCGCGCCGCCTACGCCGAGACGGTGAGGCTGGTCGAGGAGGCGGTCGGCGCCGAGCTGCTGGCGAGCGAACCTAGATTGCGTGAGAGCATCCGCCTGCGCAACCCCTACATCGACCCCATCCACCGCGTGCAGGTCGAGCTGCTGCGCCGCGCCCGCGCCGCCGGGGGGGAGGAACAGGCCGACGAGACGGGGCGGCCCCTGCTGCTGAGCCTCCAGGGCATCGCGGCGGGGGTGCGGAACACGGGGTGA